One segment of Vicia villosa cultivar HV-30 ecotype Madison, WI unplaced genomic scaffold, Vvil1.0 ctg.002121F_1_1, whole genome shotgun sequence DNA contains the following:
- the LOC131637960 gene encoding transcription factor ABORTED MICROSPORES-like, which translates to MVLLKCDMNNFIMQNFSERLRPLVGLNGWDYCVYWKLSEDQRFLEWLGCCCGGSESNQNGGREEHIFAISSCRDTMFSHPRTNSCDLLSQLNTSITTDSGIHAQTLLTNQPSWLNYPNTLDPNTLQETINGTHVLVPVPGGLVELFVTKQVGEDQQVIDFITSQCMVMVDQEGMMNNSMSNMQSNQAIVDEIDGDKTSNRFHASETLNLPHDMSVMNFMQQFNYSYNYNQQQNRIKNDETFSEEYQGSFLHDLENNNNNNNNSSSILKSNTEEEHDNKSLMTDNNQYMFVDPLDSKRKHEQVVGRSDSMSDCSDQNEEEDDGKFRRRNGKGNQSKNLVAERKRRKKLNDRLYNLRSLVPRISKLDRASILGDAIEFVKDLQKQVKELQDELEENSDTGTESNCIVNGNNNQYIDGVQAQLDNNNNNSNVPKEEHGGFHVGNGYVSKQKQEDVGTGTDKQTQQMEPQVEVALIDGNEYFLKVFCEHRPGGFVRLMEAFNTLGMDVMHATVTSHKGLVSNVFKVEKKESEIVEAEDVRDSLLELTRNRSTCWSDEMTATSSENGVISKDQHDQQTVAAYHSHQFHS; encoded by the exons ATGGTACTATTGAAGTGTGACATGAACAATTTCATCATGCAAAACTTTAGTGAGAGATTAAGACCTCTTGTTGGTTTGAATGGTTGGGACTATTGTGTTTACTGGAAATTAAGTGAAGATCAAAG GTTTCTCGAATGGTTGGGATGTTGTTGTGGAGGAAGTGAAAGCAATCAAAACGGCGGTAGAGAAGAACATATTTTCGCGATCTCTTCATGTAGGGATACAATGTTTTCGCATCCAAGAACAAATTCTTGTGATCTACTTTCACAACTTAACACTTCCATTACTACGGATTCGGG GATTCATGCACAAACTCTACTAACAAACCAACCTAGTTGGTTGAATTATCCTAACACCTTGGATCCAAACACTCTACAA GAAACAATTAATGGGACACATGTTTTGGTTCCTGTGCCTGGTGGACTAGTTGAGCTCTTTGTAACTAAACAA GTTGGTGAAGATCAACAGGTGATAGATTTCATCACATCTCAGTGTATGGTCATGGTGGATCAAGAAGGGATGATGAACAACTCAATGAGCAACATGCAATCAAATCAAGCTATAGTCGACGAAATCGACGGAGATAAAACAAGCAATCGTTTTCATGCATCAGAGACATTGAATCTTCCACATGACATGTCTGTAATGAACTTCATGCAACAGTTCAATTACAGTTACAATTACAATCAGCAACAAAACCGAATAAAAAACGACGAAACATTCTCTGAAGAATACCAAGGTTCATTCCTTCATGATCtcgaaaacaacaacaacaacaacaacaacagcagcagCATTCTCAAATCTAACACAGAAGAGGAACATGATAACAAAAGCCTAATGACAGATAATAATCAGTATATGTTTGTGGATCCATTAGACTCGAAAAGAAAACACGAACAAGTTGTTGGTAGATCGGATTCTATGTCGGATTGCAGTGATCAGAATGAAGAAGAGGATGATGGaaagttcagaagaagaaacgGAAAAGGAAACCAGTCAAAGAATCTCGTCGCcgagagaaaaagaaggaagaaacTGAATGATAGGTTGTATAATCTTCGCTCGTTGGTTCCGAGAATCTCAAAGCTTGATAGAGCTTCAATTCTTGGTGATGCTATTGAGTTTGTGAAGGATTTGCAGAAGCAAGTGAAAGAGCTTCAAGATGAACTTGAGGAAAATTCAGATACAGGAACCGAAAGTAACTGCATTGTTAATGGAAATAATAATCAATATATTGACGGCGTTCAAGCTCAactagataataataataataacagtaATGTTCCAAAAGAAGAACATGGTGGTTTTCATGTTGGAAATGGctatgtttcaaaacaaaagcAGGAAGATGTAGGTACTGGTACTGACAAACAAACACAACAAATGGAG CCACAAGTGGAAGTGGCATTGATAGATGGGAATGAGTATTTTCTGAAGGTGTTCTGTGAGCATAGGCCTGGTGGATTTGTGAGATTGATGGAAGCATTCAACACTTTAGGCATGGATGTAATGCATGCCACAGTAACAAGCCATAAAGGTCTTGTGTCAAATGTTTTCAAAGTTGag AAAAAGGAGAGTGAAATAGTTGAGGCTGAAGATGTAAGAGATTCATTGCTGGAGCTGACAAGGAACAGATCTACATGTTGGAGTGATGAGATGACAGCAACATCATCTGAGAATGGTGTCATCAGTAAGGACCAACATGATCAACAAACTGTTGCTGCATATCATTCACACCAGTTTCATAGTTAA